The following coding sequences are from one Musa acuminata AAA Group cultivar baxijiao chromosome BXJ2-4, Cavendish_Baxijiao_AAA, whole genome shotgun sequence window:
- the LOC135582669 gene encoding GBF-interacting protein 1-like isoform X5, translated as MNGGGARVSIPPSMRRTIQNIKEIAGHHTDEDIYSMLKECAMDPNETAQKLLLQDTFHEVKRKRDKRNGNVREHSDRRWRPGALGRGGGGGHQNFSNRYLSNDVADSRNITSGKENGAEQGPDKDNTSVLPIGTGKGNKSTTFISSTVSGITNSHNETDMLLSSQGCLSQVSSDSTITSREECSAKTNLVTVPSPVGCSPGKLGTIKHVIQCGETVVEMATNKVVCDAVSPLMGKGSKEMSSSYVNREIQVKSKGSEANQLTGASEAAFSSSEMGPTGSRSSNYGNHSQQPVSSQKAVVPNKEWKPKSAHTDHTQASGIAGNYDVPMMGNAVSQSVSVPASCSVELEETISKLEKKLDEVQLSVRQHVIIPDHLQVTGSERHGLSFGSFDACFNVDFANGNKCDKSATQLSGSLQENEENVEQPSSCIHIASSASQEDHPDHIQSPRQMPENYSSREAGIYGTSATKEYGQAKQEPVIAPEDPKIPVVPSISMNSTFGLAPQMFGNQFVPFWSSEPGACDTNLPNFVNGSSVILSTAGSTPLATQAVGAMQSSGVVSQQPVPIFRQTAGVHLSHYPISYGQYFSPFYVPPPALHPFLSSVAFPQQPHIGSMYPHPGTAAAAAPVKFSLSQYKPGTNISSSAFIGIPAGYGSYNSTPTCYTYSPVVSSGNSTSKEDLNSTQFKENNIYSSEQQSEGSAAWILAPGQDNSSLQTATTFYGMPPHMTLAPTQTGHGASGGIYHPASAAVHPLVQQSQAAAGAVEMVGPAAGVYQQPQHAQINWTGNY; from the exons ATGAACGGCGGCGGCGCTAGGGTTTCGATCCCGCCGAGCATGCGGCGGACGATCCAGAACATCAAGGAGATCGCCGGCCACCACACCGACGAAGATATTTACTCGATGCTAAAGGAGTGCGCCATGGATCCCAACGAGACCGCCCAGAAGCTCCTCCTCCAGG ACACTTTTCATGAGGTGAAAAGGAAGCGCGATAAGAGAAATGGG AATGTGAGAGAGCATTCAGATCGTAGATGGAGGCCAGGGGCATTAGGGCGAGGAGGTGGCGGAGGTCACCAAAACTTTTCTAACCGCTACTTATCCAATG ATGTTGCTGACAGTAGAAACATTACTTCTGGTAAGGAGAATGGAGCGGAACAAGGCCCAGACAAAGACAATACATCTGTTTTACCCATTGGTACTGGCAAAGGGAACAAATCTACAACTTTCATCTCAAG CACTGTATCTGGCATCACAAACAGTCACAACGAAACAGATATGTTGTTGTCATCTCAGGGATGTTTGTCCCAGGTATCTAGTGATAGTACCATAACCTCAAGGGAAGAATGTTCTGCTAAAACCA ATCTTGTGACTGTGCCATCACCTGTTGGCTGTAGCCCAGGTAAACTGGGTACTATCAAGCATGTAATCCAGTGTGGAGAAACAGTTGTTGAAATGGCGACGAACAAGGTTGTGTGCGATGCTGTCTCACCTCTGATGGGAAAAGGGTCCAAAGAAATGAGCAGTTCATATGTAAATCGAGAGATCCAGGTTAAGTCAAAAGGATCTGAAGCAAATCAACTCACAGGTGCTTCTGAAGCTGCATTTTCATCTTCTGAAATGGGACCTACAGGAAGCAGATCATCTAATTATGGTAACCATTCCCAGCAGCCAGTTAGTTCACAGAAAG CAGTTGTTCCTAATAAGGAGTGGAAACCAAAATCAGCACACACGGATCATACCCAGGCATCTGGAATTGCTGGCAATTATGATGTACCTATGATGGGCAATGCTGTCTCTCAGTCAGTATCAGTGCCAGCCTCATGCTCTGTTGAACTGGAGGAAACTATTTCAAAGCTTGAAAAGAAGCTAGATGAAGTGCAACTCTCAGTTAGACAACATGTGATCATTCCTGATCATCTTCAAGTCACAGGCTCTGAAAGACATGGGTTGAGTTTTGGAAGCTTTGATGCCTGTTTCAACGTCGATTTTGCAAATGGCAACAAATGTGACAAGAGTGCTACACAATTATCAGGATCGCTTCAAGAGAACGAAGAAAATGTTGAGCAGCCTTCTTCATG TATTCATATTGCATCCTCAGCTTCTCAAGAAGACCATCCAGATCATATACAATCACCCAGACAGATGCCAGAAAATTATTCATCAAGGGAAGCTGGGATTTATGGCACATCAGCTACAAAAGAGTATGGCCAAGCCAAACAAGAACCTGTTATAGCCCCAGAAGATCCTAAAATTCCAGTTGTTCCATCTATATCCATGAATTCAACATTTGGATTGGCACCGCAAATGTTTGGAAACCAGTTTGTACCCTTCTGGAGCTCCGAGCCTGGGGCATGTGATACTAATCTGCCAAACTTTGTG AATGGGAGCTCTGTTATTTTATCTACAGCTGGGTCAACTCCTCTCGCAACTCAAGCAGTTGGTGCCATGCAGAGTTCTGGTGTTGTTTCCCAGCAACCAGTTCCCATATTTCGGCAAACTGCTGGTGTACATTTATCGCATTATCCAATTTCATATGGTCAATATTTCTCACCATTCTATGTTCCACCTCCTGCCCTTCACCCTTTTCTGAGTAGCGTTGCGTTCCCTCAGCAACCTCATATTGGCAGCATGTATCCACATCCTGGAACTGCAGCAGCTGCTGCCCCTGTCAAGTTCTCCCTTTCTCAATATAAGCCTGGTACTAACATTAGTAGTTCTGCTTTTATTGGAATCCCAGCGGGTTATGGAAGTTACAACTCCACCCCAACTTGCTACACATATAGTCCTGTTGTGAGTAGTGGTAACTCAACTAGCAAGGAGGATCTCAATTCAACTCAATTCAAAGAAAATAATATCTATAGTTCTGAGCAACAG AGTGAAGGTTCAGCTGCTTGGATTCTGGCACCTGGGCAGGACAATTCCAGTCTTCAGACTGCTACTACTTTCTACGGTATGCCGCCTCATATGACATTAGCACCCACACAAACTGGCCATGGTGCCTCGGGTGGGATCTACCACCCTGCATCCGCAGCTGTTCATCCTCTTGTCCAGCAGTCTCAGGCTGCGGCTGGAGCAGTAGAAATGGTGGGCCCTGCTGCGGGTGTTTATCAACAGCCACAACATGCACAGATAAATTGGACTGGTAATTATTGA